The sequence below is a genomic window from Paenibacillus silvisoli.
AATCCGATTCCCATCCGGGTCTTCAATAACAAAATGCGCCGGTCCTTCCGTCGCTTCATCCGCTTCGGTGAGCATGCCGATTCCATTGGCTTTGAGATGCTTTTGAATGTCGCGAATATCCGTGAACGCATCGAGATTTTCGGCATCTTCGCTCCACCCGGGGTTAAAGGTCAGAATGTTTTTTTCGAACATGCCTTGGAATAGGCCAATGATACAATTTTCGTTTTTCAGAATAAGCCACTTTTGCGCAATGTCGCCGCCGAAAACGTGAAACCCGAGGTGTTCATAAAACGATTGGGATGCTTGGATGTCCTTTACGTTTAAGCTTACAGAAAATGCACCTAGTTTCATGGTTCTGCTCCTTCGCTTCCTACTTAGGATCGTTTATTGCTTTCACCATTGCTTTATACGTCGTTGGAGGTAAACTTGTCCCGTTTTAATTGCGTTTTCCAAAGAAAAGCTGACTCACCCGTTTCGAAAAGTC
It includes:
- a CDS encoding VOC family protein gives rise to the protein MKLGAFSVSLNVKDIQASQSFYEHLGFHVFGGDIAQKWLILKNENCIIGLFQGMFEKNILTFNPGWSEDAENLDAFTDIRDIQKHLKANGIGMLTEADEATEGPAHFVIEDPDGNRILFDQHR